Genomic segment of uncultured Tolumonas sp.:
CACGTTTAGCCAGTGCCGTTGAGTTGTTGCTTTTTTCCTCGCCAGATGATGTTGCCCCTACCATTATTAAATTAAACCCGAAAGTAAACCGCACAGCCTATTACTGGCATATCTGGATCGAAGGCATTGGTGATGGTCAGTTGTATGGCTTTCGTATTAATGGCCCATGGCGTCCGTATGAAGGCACGCGCTTTGATCCGCAAAAAATTCTGCTTGATCCCTATGGCGTGTTGGTTAATTTCCCCCAAAACTATGATCGTATGGCGGCTGCTCGGGTAGGCTCAAATATTCATTGCTGTGCAAAAAGCGTAGTCGTCGATATTCATAATTATGATTGGGAAGGTGACACCATGCCTTGCCATCCTTTATCCCGCTCCGTGGTTTATGAGTTACATGTTGGTGGTTTTACTAAACATCCATCTTCGGCATTGCCGGATAATCTCAGAGGCACCTATGCAGGGCTGATCGAAAAAATACCTTATCTGAAATCCTTAGGTATTACCGCCATTGAATTATTGCCCGTTTTTCAGTTTGATCCGCAAGATGCTCCCCCAGGGAAAAGTAATTACTGGGGATATTCACCGATGTCGTTTTTTGCGCCGCATCATCAATATTCCAGTGATCAAAGCCGAACCGGCCCGATCAATGAGTTTCGCAAGATGGTAAAGGCATTACACCGTGAAGGGTTAGAGGTTATTTTGGATGTGGTTTATAACCATACGGCGGAAGGTGCCGAAAATGGCCCGTTATTTTGTTTCCGCGGTACCGATCATGAGGCTTATTACATTCTGGATCCGAAAACTCGGGCTGATACCAACTATTCCGGATGTGGAAATACCCTCAATGGCTCACATCCGGTTACGAAACGAATGATTGTGGATAGTTTGCGTTTTTGGCGCGAATTCATGCATGTGGATGGATTTCGTTTTGATTTGGCGTCGATACTTTCGCGTGATGAAGATGGTAATCCGTTGGTTAACCCGCCAACCTTGCTCGCTATAGATACTGATCCGGTGTTATCTAATTGCAAGATGATTGCGGAAGCGTGGGATGCCGGGGGGCTATATCAGGTTGGTTCACTGGCTGGTTCTCGTTGGCGCGAATGGAATGGCCAATTCCGCGATGATGTCAGAAGTTTTATCAAAGGCGAGGATAGCACCACTCGGCAATTTGCTGATCGCATGATGGGCAGCCCGGATATCTACCAATATCATCATTCTGATCCGGAAAAGAGTATCAATTTTGTTACTTGCCACGATGGTTTTACACTGTGGGATCTGGTCAGTTACGACGGAAAACATAATGAAGCCAATGGTGAGCATAACCGTGACGGTTCAGATAACAATCATAGCTGGAACCATGGTGTAGAAGGTGAAACCGATGATCCGGCTATTAATACATTACGTGTTCGGCAAGCAAAGAATTTAATGACGGCCAATCTGCTGTCGATTGGCACACCGATGCTGTTAATGGGCGATGAGTTATTAAGAACACAGCATGGTAATAATAATGCGTATTGTCAGGATAATGCGATCAGCTGGATGCAATGGGAAACCGGCCAGCGTGGGCATGATATGTCCCGATTTGTTCGTGAGTTGCTGAAATATCGTCGTTATTTGTTTAGTAGGGAACGAGAAGATGGCAGCATGTTATCGCTGGCTGAAATGTTACGCCGCGCGGATATTTGCTGGCATGGGGTGCATTCTTATTCACCGGATTGGGGTGAAAAATCCCATGCCTTAGCCTTTTCGGCTATCTCACTGGATGTCGATATGGCGATTTACATTATTTTTAATGCTTTTTGGGACGAATTATCGTTCATTTTGCCATTACCACCGCATGATATTGAAGGCTGCTGGCATCGGGTGTTAGACACGTCATTGCCTTCACCGCATGACATCATTCCCATGGGCGAACAGCTTCCGCAAATTGAAACCAGTTATTTGGCTAAACCACGTTCAGCCAGTTTATTTGCGTGCGGAAATTTTGTCGGTATTGAACATCGTTTTCGTTAATACTGCTGGAGTGTCGGGTGTAGATCAGTAGAATGGCGGCCTGCAATATTGAGGTCGCCATGCCATTAGATTCCTTATCAGTCACTGTGCCGCAAGGCCGCATTATTCTTGCACCGATGGAAGGTGTTCTCGATTCCTTACTGCGTGAAATTTTAACGGCAGTGAATCATTACGACCTGTGTGTTACCGAGTTTGTGCGTGTGGTTGATCAACTCCTGACTAAAAAAACACTCTATCGGCTGTGCCCGGAACTGCTGCAAGGCGGTAAAACCACCAGCGGTACGCCTGTTCGCGTGCAATTGTTGGGGCAACATCCGCAATGGTTAGCGGAAAATGCAGTGCTGGCAACCGAGTTAGGTTCGCCAGGTATTGATATCAACTTTGGTTGCCCAGCTAAACGCGTGAATAACTCCTGTGGTGGTGCAGCATTATTGAAAGAGCCGGAAAGTATCTACCGGATCTTACGCACTGTGCGCGACGCATTACCTGCAGAGCAATTGTTATCGGCCAAAGTCAGACTTGGCTGGAGTTCACCGGATGAGTGTCATGAAATCATTGATGCGGTGTTACAAGGCGGTGCTGGAGAGCTGGCGATCCACGCCCGCACCAAAGAAGATGGTTATAAAGCAGAAGCGATAAAGTGGGAATGGATTGATATCCTGCGGCCAAAAATCAATATTCCGCTGATCGCCAATGGTGAGATCTGGAATGCTGAAGATGCTGCCAATTGCCGCCAGATCACTGGATGTCAGGATGTGATGGTTGGGCGAGGGGCGTTACAACTGCCTAATTTGGGCGCTGTGATTGCGAAAAATCAGCAAGCCATGGCATGGACAGATGTGCTTGATTTGTTGATCCAATATGCTGATGCTGCTTTGCAGCTACCAAGATCAGACTATGTACCTAGCCGGTTGAAGCAATGGCTGGTGTATTTAAAACATCAATATTCGGAAGCGGCTGAATTATTCATGTCGATCCGCACCGAACATGACACGACTAAATTTATTGAACGATTAAGAGTCGCAAAAATAGAGCGGGCCTGATAGCCCGCTCGATATTTAGCTAGAGCTACATTGTTACTCAGTATCGGCCAATGGCCAGC
This window contains:
- the glgX gene encoding glycogen debranching protein GlgX, encoding MQTKNGHCRQLGATIESGGVNFSLWARLASAVELLLFSSPDDVAPTIIKLNPKVNRTAYYWHIWIEGIGDGQLYGFRINGPWRPYEGTRFDPQKILLDPYGVLVNFPQNYDRMAAARVGSNIHCCAKSVVVDIHNYDWEGDTMPCHPLSRSVVYELHVGGFTKHPSSALPDNLRGTYAGLIEKIPYLKSLGITAIELLPVFQFDPQDAPPGKSNYWGYSPMSFFAPHHQYSSDQSRTGPINEFRKMVKALHREGLEVILDVVYNHTAEGAENGPLFCFRGTDHEAYYILDPKTRADTNYSGCGNTLNGSHPVTKRMIVDSLRFWREFMHVDGFRFDLASILSRDEDGNPLVNPPTLLAIDTDPVLSNCKMIAEAWDAGGLYQVGSLAGSRWREWNGQFRDDVRSFIKGEDSTTRQFADRMMGSPDIYQYHHSDPEKSINFVTCHDGFTLWDLVSYDGKHNEANGEHNRDGSDNNHSWNHGVEGETDDPAINTLRVRQAKNLMTANLLSIGTPMLLMGDELLRTQHGNNNAYCQDNAISWMQWETGQRGHDMSRFVRELLKYRRYLFSREREDGSMLSLAEMLRRADICWHGVHSYSPDWGEKSHALAFSAISLDVDMAIYIIFNAFWDELSFILPLPPHDIEGCWHRVLDTSLPSPHDIIPMGEQLPQIETSYLAKPRSASLFACGNFVGIEHRFR
- the dusC gene encoding tRNA dihydrouridine(16) synthase DusC, whose translation is MPLDSLSVTVPQGRIILAPMEGVLDSLLREILTAVNHYDLCVTEFVRVVDQLLTKKTLYRLCPELLQGGKTTSGTPVRVQLLGQHPQWLAENAVLATELGSPGIDINFGCPAKRVNNSCGGAALLKEPESIYRILRTVRDALPAEQLLSAKVRLGWSSPDECHEIIDAVLQGGAGELAIHARTKEDGYKAEAIKWEWIDILRPKINIPLIANGEIWNAEDAANCRQITGCQDVMVGRGALQLPNLGAVIAKNQQAMAWTDVLDLLIQYADAALQLPRSDYVPSRLKQWLVYLKHQYSEAAELFMSIRTEHDTTKFIERLRVAKIERA